A region of Candidatus Poribacteria bacterium DNA encodes the following proteins:
- a CDS encoding PQQ-binding-like beta-propeller repeat protein, giving the protein MQKYILRNTLTLLLGVFILAGSLPADNWHQWRGPNNDGVSQETEAPIQWSQTENVRWRLPLPGAAASTPVVSGDKIFLTSAEGNTLVLMCISTEGKELWKRTVGHGNRVVRGGEGNSAAPSPVTDGEHVWAFLGTGDLTCYDFDGNQVWHTNLADRYGSFNLYFVMSTTPLLDKDRLYIQLIHSNAWLVLALDKMTGKEIWKHKRDSDATEECEHAYTSPILYRDSEREYLVVHGADYVTAHSLEDGSEIWRCGDLNPKDRYNYTLRFVASPVAMEGLIVVPSAKNGPVVGIDPAAQGDVTNGKWQRWKLRQGTPDVPSPVIHDGLVYLCRENGDLICLDAETGKQLYRERTHRHRHRASPIYANGYVYLTSRDGVITVVKAGRAFEIVASNSMGEVIAASPVLVNGTLYLRSYQALYAIAREE; this is encoded by the coding sequence ATGCAAAAATATATCCTCAGAAACACGCTGACACTCCTACTTGGGGTGTTTATCTTGGCGGGGTCTTTGCCTGCTGACAACTGGCACCAGTGGCGCGGACCGAACAACGATGGGGTCAGCCAAGAGACCGAGGCACCTATCCAATGGAGCCAAACCGAGAACGTCCGTTGGCGTTTGCCACTCCCAGGTGCCGCCGCCTCTACGCCTGTTGTCTCGGGAGACAAAATTTTCCTTACCTCTGCTGAAGGCAACACACTCGTCTTGATGTGTATCAGTACCGAAGGCAAAGAACTCTGGAAGCGGACTGTGGGACACGGCAACCGCGTCGTGCGCGGTGGCGAAGGCAATTCTGCCGCTCCGTCTCCTGTGACCGATGGAGAACATGTGTGGGCATTCCTCGGCACTGGGGATCTCACCTGCTACGATTTCGATGGAAATCAGGTGTGGCACACCAATCTCGCTGACCGTTACGGTAGTTTCAACCTCTATTTCGTCATGTCAACGACCCCGCTGCTGGATAAGGATCGGCTTTACATCCAACTCATCCACAGCAATGCATGGCTCGTGTTGGCACTCGACAAGATGACGGGGAAAGAGATATGGAAGCATAAACGCGACAGCGACGCAACCGAAGAGTGTGAACACGCCTATACCTCCCCTATTCTCTACCGTGATTCAGAACGTGAATATCTCGTCGTTCACGGTGCGGATTATGTCACCGCACACAGTCTTGAGGACGGCAGTGAAATCTGGCGGTGTGGCGATCTGAACCCGAAGGATCGGTACAACTATACCCTCCGATTCGTGGCTTCTCCGGTCGCAATGGAGGGACTCATTGTCGTTCCTTCGGCGAAAAACGGACCCGTTGTGGGCATCGATCCAGCGGCACAGGGTGATGTAACGAACGGCAAATGGCAACGTTGGAAACTTCGGCAAGGCACACCCGATGTCCCGTCCCCGGTTATCCACGACGGTTTGGTGTATCTCTGTCGAGAAAACGGTGATCTGATATGTCTTGATGCCGAAACCGGCAAACAACTCTATCGCGAGCGGACGCATCGGCACCGACATCGCGCTTCACCGATTTATGCGAACGGATACGTCTATCTCACCTCTCGCGATGGTGTTATCACCGTTGTGAAGGCGGGACGTGCATTCGAGATCGTCGCCAGCAATTCGATGGGTGAAGTTATCGCCGCATCTCCGGTTCTCGTAAACGGGACCCTCTATCTACGCAGTTATCAAGCACTTTATGCTATCGCTCGGGAAGAATGA
- a CDS encoding restriction endonuclease — protein MIIAAEYSFNNGHSIQETHPYLLQEVKDVIALVDASLYKVKESKELTMPGKKLYSPPDLNRSFAEGFGSRGWQKERVTCHYSTDYYLPGYSPKQMRPAYREIDFLKERLGVEVQFGKYAFMVYNVCAKMTIFRNLDYIDAGIEIVPVKSFADDMSTGVSYFEQFVWDLEQRGVADIDIPVLIFTIDV, from the coding sequence GTGATTATTGCTGCTGAGTATTCGTTCAATAATGGGCATTCTATTCAAGAGACGCACCCTTACCTGTTACAAGAGGTAAAGGATGTTATTGCCCTTGTTGATGCCTCGCTCTACAAAGTTAAAGAAAGCAAGGAACTCACGATGCCGGGCAAAAAATTGTATAGTCCGCCCGACCTTAATCGCTCTTTTGCCGAGGGTTTTGGATCCAGGGGATGGCAGAAGGAACGTGTAACGTGTCACTATTCAACAGACTATTACCTTCCTGGATATTCGCCTAAACAGATGCGCCCCGCTTACCGAGAAATAGATTTTCTGAAAGAACGGCTTGGCGTGGAGGTTCAGTTTGGAAAATACGCATTCATGGTCTATAACGTATGTGCAAAGATGACCATTTTTCGTAACTTGGATTACATTGATGCCGGCATTGAGATTGTCCCTGTGAAGTCTTTCGCTGATGATATGTCTACGGGTGTCTCATATTTTGAACAGTTTGTGTGGGATTTAGAGCAGCGCGGTGTCGCTGACATTGATATTCCTGTCCTTATTTTTACTATTGATGTATAA